In a genomic window of Festucalex cinctus isolate MCC-2025b chromosome 11, RoL_Fcin_1.0, whole genome shotgun sequence:
- the tent5c gene encoding terminal nucleotidyltransferase 5C, translated as MDATEAASAAVSVLSWEQISRLDEVLSEVVPVHGRGNFPTLEVRLKDIVARVRSSLALSGVGVKDVRLNGSTASHVLVRDLGWSYKDLDVIFRVDLPHEADFRLVRDVVLGTLLDFLPEGVNKEKITAATLKEAYVQKLVKVNTEHDRWSLISLSNNDGRNVELKFVDRIRRQFEFSVDSFQIVLDSLLAFYAADGGGGTPLLSPERHPPVSGESVYGDFDAALGHLRDKLIATKRPEEIRGGGLLKYCNLLVRDFRPASEEEFKGLERYMCSRFFIDFPDIGEQQRKVEAYLHSHFVGEESSKYDYLMILRRVVNESTVCLMGHERRQTLHLISLMAFRVLAEQNAIPDASCVTCYYQPAPYVRDHNFSNYYVANQNIPTWLPCN; from the coding sequence ATGGACGCCACAGAGGCAGCGAGCGCCGCCGTCAGCGTTTTGTCGTGGGAGCAAATCAGTCGCCTGGACGAGGTCCTGAGCGAGGTGGTGCCGGTCCACGGCCGCGGCAACTTCCCCACGCTGGAGGTGCGTCTGAAGGACATCGTGGCCCGGGTGCGCTCCAGCCTGGCGCTGAGCGGCGTCGGCGTGAAGGACGTGCGTCTCAACGGCTCCACGGCCAGCCACGTGCTGGTGCGGGACCTGGGCTGGAGCTACAAGGACCTGGACGTCATCTTCAGGGTGGACCTGCCGCACGAGGCCGACTTCAGGCTGGTGCGTGACGTGGTGCTGGGCACCCTGCTGGACTTCCTGCCTGAGGGCGTCAACAAGGAGAAGATCACGGCGGCCACGCTGAAGGAGGCCTACGTGCAGAAGCTGGTCAAGGTCAACACGGAGCACGACCGCTGGAGCCTCATCTCGCTGTCCAACAATGACGGCCGCAACGTGGAGCTCAAGTTCGTCGACCGCATCCGCCGCCAGTTTGAGTTCAGCGTTGACTCCTTCCAGATCGTCCTGGACTCGCTGTTGGCCTTCTACGCGgcggacggcggcggcggcacgcCCCTCCTGTCGCCCGAGCGCCACCCGCCGGTGAGCGGTGAGAGCGTGTACGGCGACTTTGACGCTGCGCTGGGCCACCTGCGCGACAAGCTCATTGCCACCAAGCGGCCTGAGGAGATCCGCGGCGGTGGCCTGCTCAAGTACTGCAACCTTCTGGTGCGTGACTTCCGGCCCGCCAGCGAGGAGGAGTTCAAGGGCCTGGAGCGCTACATGTGCTCACGCTTCTTCATCGACTTCCCTGACATCGGCGAGCAGCAGCGCAAGGTGGAGGCGTACCTGCACAGCCACTTTGTGGGCGAGGAGTCCAGCAAGTACGATTACCTCATGATCTTGCGCCGCGTGGTCAACGAGAGCACCGTCTGCCTCATGGGCCACGAGCGCCGCCAGACTCTGCACCTCATCTCGCTCATGGCCTTCCGCGTGCTCGCCGAGCAGAACGCCATCCCCGACGCCTCCTGCGTCACCTGCTACTACCAGCCGGCGCCGTACGTGCGCGACCACAACTTCAGCAACTACTACGTGGCCAACCAGAACATTCCCACGTGGCTGCCGTGCAACTGA